From a single Equus asinus isolate D_3611 breed Donkey chromosome 2, EquAss-T2T_v2, whole genome shotgun sequence genomic region:
- the NPTN gene encoding neuroplastin isoform X1, with protein sequence MSGSSLPSALALSLLLVSGSLLPGPGAAQNAGFVKSPMSETKLTGDAFELYCDVVGSPTPEIQWWYAEVNRAESFRQLWDGARKRRVTVNTAYGSNGVSVLRITRLTLEDSGTYECRASNDPKRNDLRQNPSITWIRAQATISVLQKPRIVTSEEVIIRETSALPVTLQCNLTSSSHTLTYSYWTKNGVELTATRKNASNMEYRINKPRAEDSGEYHCVYHFVSAPKANATIEVKAAPDITGHKRSENKNEGQDAMMYCKSVGYPHPEWIWSKKENGMPMEIVNTSGRFFIINKENYTELSIMNLQITEDPGEYECNATNSIGSASVVTILRVRSHLAPLWPFLGILAEIIILVVIIVVYEKRKRPDEVPDDHQAD encoded by the exons CTGGGTTTGTCAAGTCGCCCATGTCAGAAACTAAGCTCACTGGGGACGCCTTTGAGCTGTACTGTGACGTGGTCGGGAGCCCCACGCCAGAGATCCAGTGGTGGTACGCAGAAGTCAACCGGGCAGAGTCTTTCAGACAGCTGTGGGACGGTGCTCGGAAGCGCCGTGTCACCGTAAACACCGCCTACGGGTCAAACGGCGTGAGTGTGCTGAGAATAACCCGGCTCACCTTGGAGGACTCTGGGACTTACGAGTGCAGGGCCAGCAACGACCCCAAGAGGAATGACTTGAGGCAAAACCCCTCCATAACATGGATTCGAGCCCAGGCCACCATAAGCGTCCTTCAGA AGCCGAGGATTGTCACCAGTGAAGAGGTTATTATTCGGGAAACCTCTGCTCTCCCTGTCACCCTGCAGTGTAACCTCACCTCCAGCTCTCACACCCTTACCTACAGCTACTGGACAAAGAATGGAGTAGAACTGACTGCCACTCGTAAGAATGCCAGCAACATGGAATACAG GATCAATAAGCCGAGAGCCGAGGATTCAGGCGAATACCACTGTGTATATCACTTTGTCAGTGCTCCTAAAGCAAATGCCACCATTGAAGTGAAAG CTGCTCCTGACATCACTGGCCATAAACGGAGTGAAAACAAGAATGAAGGGCAGGATGCCATGATGTACTGCAAGTCAGTTGGCTACCCCCACCCAGAGTGGATATGGAGCAAGAAGGAGAACGGTATGCCCATG GAGATTGTCAATACCTCTGGCCGCTTCTTCATCatcaacaaagaaaattacaccGAGCTGAGCATCATGAACCTCCAGATCACAGAAGACCCTGGCGAGTATGAATGTAATGCTACCAACTCCATTGGCTCTGCCTCCGTTGTCACCATCCTCAGGGTACGGAGCCACCTGGCCCCACTCTGGCCTTTCTTGGGAATTCTTGCTGAAATCATCATCCTTGTGGTGATCATTGTTGTGTACGAGAAGAGGAAGAGGCCAGATGAAGTTCCTGATG ATCATCAGGCAGATTGA
- the NPTN gene encoding neuroplastin isoform X2, which yields MLPELNLTGFVKSPMSETKLTGDAFELYCDVVGSPTPEIQWWYAEVNRAESFRQLWDGARKRRVTVNTAYGSNGVSVLRITRLTLEDSGTYECRASNDPKRNDLRQNPSITWIRAQATISVLQKPRIVTSEEVIIRETSALPVTLQCNLTSSSHTLTYSYWTKNGVELTATRKNASNMEYRINKPRAEDSGEYHCVYHFVSAPKANATIEVKAAPDITGHKRSENKNEGQDAMMYCKSVGYPHPEWIWSKKENGMPMEIVNTSGRFFIINKENYTELSIMNLQITEDPGEYECNATNSIGSASVVTILRVRSHLAPLWPFLGILAEIIILVVIIVVYEKRKRPDEVPDDDEPAGPMKTNSTNNHKDKNLRQRNTN from the exons CTGGGTTTGTCAAGTCGCCCATGTCAGAAACTAAGCTCACTGGGGACGCCTTTGAGCTGTACTGTGACGTGGTCGGGAGCCCCACGCCAGAGATCCAGTGGTGGTACGCAGAAGTCAACCGGGCAGAGTCTTTCAGACAGCTGTGGGACGGTGCTCGGAAGCGCCGTGTCACCGTAAACACCGCCTACGGGTCAAACGGCGTGAGTGTGCTGAGAATAACCCGGCTCACCTTGGAGGACTCTGGGACTTACGAGTGCAGGGCCAGCAACGACCCCAAGAGGAATGACTTGAGGCAAAACCCCTCCATAACATGGATTCGAGCCCAGGCCACCATAAGCGTCCTTCAGA AGCCGAGGATTGTCACCAGTGAAGAGGTTATTATTCGGGAAACCTCTGCTCTCCCTGTCACCCTGCAGTGTAACCTCACCTCCAGCTCTCACACCCTTACCTACAGCTACTGGACAAAGAATGGAGTAGAACTGACTGCCACTCGTAAGAATGCCAGCAACATGGAATACAG GATCAATAAGCCGAGAGCCGAGGATTCAGGCGAATACCACTGTGTATATCACTTTGTCAGTGCTCCTAAAGCAAATGCCACCATTGAAGTGAAAG CTGCTCCTGACATCACTGGCCATAAACGGAGTGAAAACAAGAATGAAGGGCAGGATGCCATGATGTACTGCAAGTCAGTTGGCTACCCCCACCCAGAGTGGATATGGAGCAAGAAGGAGAACGGTATGCCCATG GAGATTGTCAATACCTCTGGCCGCTTCTTCATCatcaacaaagaaaattacaccGAGCTGAGCATCATGAACCTCCAGATCACAGAAGACCCTGGCGAGTATGAATGTAATGCTACCAACTCCATTGGCTCTGCCTCCGTTGTCACCATCCTCAGGGTACGGAGCCACCTGGCCCCACTCTGGCCTTTCTTGGGAATTCTTGCTGAAATCATCATCCTTGTGGTGATCATTGTTGTGTACGAGAAGAGGAAGAGGCCAGATGAAGTTCCTGATG